A portion of the Stigmatella aurantiaca DW4/3-1 genome contains these proteins:
- a CDS encoding SCO family protein, protein MMNAPLQALLLLLISSTCPALALAQGTARVPAPDPQALRIQVPDVPLVNQHGQQVRLWSDLVRGQTVAINFIFTRCKTICSPMTATLARVQKELGPDSPVRFISITLDVANDTPERLAHFAEPFAPGPHWSFLTGEPALVKEALVALGGYTPDKEAHRPLVLVGNATADKWLRVDGLGSASSLLEAIREVRAASAPPAELTPTSPSAQDAAAARYFTNTELVDQHGKTHRFYEDLIRGRKVLINFAFTACKGVCSPMTKHLAEVQKALGGRVGKDTTMITLSVDPANDTPATLAHFTQKFGVGPGWYFLTGAPENISLVLKKLGGYTDDPNTHSSTLLIGDATTGMWVKAPAMSNTSNLVYAVEHLNDPR, encoded by the coding sequence ATGATGAACGCCCCCCTCCAGGCACTGCTGCTGCTTCTGATCAGCTCCACCTGTCCAGCGCTCGCGCTCGCGCAAGGCACGGCACGGGTTCCCGCGCCAGACCCGCAAGCCCTCCGTATCCAGGTGCCCGACGTCCCCTTGGTGAATCAGCACGGCCAGCAGGTGCGGCTGTGGTCTGACCTCGTCCGTGGCCAGACCGTGGCCATCAACTTCATCTTCACCCGCTGCAAGACCATCTGTTCGCCAATGACGGCCACCTTGGCACGCGTGCAAAAGGAGCTGGGACCCGACAGCCCGGTGCGCTTCATCTCCATCACCCTGGACGTGGCCAATGACACCCCCGAGCGCCTCGCCCACTTCGCCGAGCCCTTCGCCCCCGGACCCCACTGGTCCTTCCTCACCGGCGAGCCGGCCCTGGTGAAGGAGGCCCTCGTGGCCCTGGGCGGCTACACCCCGGACAAGGAAGCCCACCGGCCCCTCGTGCTCGTGGGCAACGCCACGGCGGACAAGTGGCTGCGCGTGGACGGCCTTGGCTCGGCCTCTTCCCTCCTCGAGGCCATTCGCGAGGTTCGCGCCGCCTCCGCGCCCCCCGCGGAACTCACCCCCACGTCCCCTTCCGCCCAGGATGCCGCCGCCGCGCGCTATTTCACCAACACGGAGCTGGTGGACCAGCATGGCAAGACGCACCGCTTCTACGAGGACCTCATCCGCGGCCGCAAAGTCCTCATCAACTTCGCCTTCACCGCGTGCAAGGGCGTCTGCTCTCCCATGACCAAGCACCTCGCCGAGGTCCAGAAGGCGCTGGGCGGCCGCGTGGGCAAGGACACCACCATGATCACCCTTTCCGTGGACCCCGCCAACGACACCCCAGCGACGCTGGCCCACTTCACGCAGAAGTTCGGCGTGGGGCCTGGCTGGTATTTCCTCACCGGCGCCCCCGAGAACATCTCCCTCGTGCTCAAGAAGCTCGGGGGCTACACGGATGATCCCAACACCCACAGCTCCACCCTGCTCATCGGAGATGCCACCACCGGAATGTGGGTGAAAGCCCCCGCCATGTCGAACACCAGCAACCTCGTGTACGCCGTAGAGCACCTCAATGATCCCCGGTAG
- a CDS encoding copper oxidase: protein MSSQKKLDRARRQTRPPGPRHALLAALFAAGVACQGNLSDGEPEETVTSGTQPMASQEMPLVEPAPMAGTRVTCARTITANVVALDQVYTYNRFGSYNPSGMMYALKRDVEPIHGSQPVGPGNARLRLDKRPRPLTLRANVGDCLRIQFTNWLAPTRAAIPSPSQSQPTPSQVAQPTAGFAMVRKMLPTWLPTSSWDPLASLVTGRAVGGSWLGAGPEQNPGEEEEPDDEPGDDHGPGDADNAHKDNSPFTRRASVHVQGLQYLSINDDGANVGKNPSSLVDPGNSTTYTLYADHEGVFFMYSMGATFGGEGDGGSTAQGLFGAVNVEPAGSKWFRSKVSAEVLQAATRKDTQGKPLSNPDGTPLIDYEARDSRDRPLLNILDTKTYELWHGDLEAIITGYSRTSVGTFTSKDQGHFREITALYHDEIKAVQAFDELEWNPTFHGVRDGFGVNYGVAGLGAELMANRAQIGPTKNCADCAFEEFFLESWAGGDPALNVEKDWQGNAVRALYPDDPSNVHHSYLGDPVRIRNIHAGPAETHVFHLHAHQWKFSPGDDNSTYLDSQSIGPGAAFTYDINYGGSGNRNLTPGDSIHHCHLYPHFAQGMWALWRVHDVFEAGTPDRRLPDGEIAGGTPIPAVIPIPARAMPPMPTYADTSVKDANGHQVLRPAFPGYPFYVAGKAGHRPPQPPLDLEEDGGLPRHIVTSAIGPSTYGMPGKRFYVDHHALNVKLLPQDGTLLEKKAMSFHGGEFPGATSVQRPYYTADTVAAYPAYTATGTRGFFYVNGRKPVAGAPYADPCPASAPRRDYRAAYLQIDLQNVNREGWHDRQARIMVLNGDVADTQSGLRPPEPFFFRAESGECINFYATNLMPSELEADDFQIYTPTDTVGQHIHLVKFDVMAADGAGNGWNYEDGTFSFQEVLHRIDKITAAGGAFAADGTVDSTGPRVPLSARPHSRLGVMGAQTSTQRWWADPLTDSKGQERPIETVFTHDHFGPSSHQHHGFYGALIVEPKGSKWRNPQTGVYYGTRPSDGGPTSWQADILTKDPANSYREFALAFADYFPAYDACGQPVNAPNFKEAALPWAVNFQQTPMPEAISTSDPGAMIINYHNEPIPLRIGERTSNCGNRVLRTDDRGDMANVFRSDLHGDPYTPLLRGYEGDKVKIRLIQGSQEEQHSFSLHGAKWLHEGADPHSGYFNAQGIGISEHFEFNLTNGLPALAGTYETADYMYQSASNGDLWNGMWGLLRTYTKRQTGVKTLGHLALQAADLSTMDSAALSFREQLAESSWTPTPLLELPPESVLGRMDPDNEETIQRSYEVDDAGQQVRERKLTYAMTYPDKMRQLDARLVQEAESQGRFGQKAANVDACPRGSKVRLYRVSAIDAAHWLPGGKLVYNSKYGLYDPDAILFARNEYLTDLKSGKRQPEPLILRARAGECLQVELTNLLPDQLSKTPQWAYHTAITPYFNVNQVRPSNHVSLHPQLVNYDVNTDDGANVGLNALQTVPPGGKRVYRWYMGDYRSSNNGSATRRGIYTPVEFGIVNLRNMADVVNHGMHGGIGALIVEPPDAVWTTDVGTDAQARVRYTVQSNQTDEDEDEDEDDEDEDEDDEDEDEDGKTETFRELVILYQDDLGLHSNQSQFWDTEGLSSGTALRNTRGIDDSQDTGQKAFNYHTEPLWARLGLPPQTDPGILNDQELSGLLSSTAYGDPATPVFTANAGEPLRLRVGHPSGHSRQHVFTLHGAEWQFNPWAEGASSLRMGPNTTSSIVSSQGTMSVMQSWNFNPLYGAGGIAHAPGDYLYRDQTSYQWSSGGLWGVLRVQ, encoded by the coding sequence ATGTCGTCACAAAAGAAACTCGATAGGGCACGGCGCCAGACGCGGCCTCCGGGGCCGCGCCACGCGCTTCTGGCCGCGCTATTCGCCGCGGGGGTGGCCTGCCAAGGCAACCTATCCGATGGCGAGCCGGAGGAGACTGTCACCTCTGGCACCCAGCCCATGGCCTCACAGGAAATGCCCCTGGTGGAGCCAGCCCCCATGGCTGGTACGCGGGTGACGTGTGCCCGCACCATCACCGCGAACGTGGTGGCGCTGGATCAGGTCTACACCTACAACCGGTTCGGCTCGTATAACCCCTCGGGGATGATGTACGCTCTGAAGCGCGACGTGGAGCCCATCCATGGGTCCCAGCCCGTCGGCCCTGGCAACGCGCGGCTTCGGTTGGACAAGCGCCCGCGGCCCCTGACATTGCGAGCCAATGTGGGGGACTGTCTGCGCATTCAGTTCACCAACTGGCTCGCGCCCACGCGCGCGGCCATTCCCAGCCCGTCTCAATCTCAGCCCACCCCCAGCCAGGTGGCGCAGCCCACGGCGGGCTTTGCGATGGTGCGCAAGATGCTGCCCACGTGGCTCCCCACGTCCTCATGGGACCCCCTGGCCTCGCTGGTGACAGGGCGTGCGGTGGGCGGAAGCTGGCTGGGCGCCGGGCCGGAGCAGAACCCAGGAGAAGAGGAAGAGCCAGACGATGAGCCGGGGGACGATCATGGGCCGGGGGATGCCGACAACGCCCACAAGGACAACTCCCCCTTCACCCGCCGGGCCTCGGTGCACGTGCAGGGCCTGCAGTACCTGAGCATCAACGACGACGGCGCGAACGTGGGCAAGAATCCAAGCTCCCTCGTCGACCCCGGAAACAGCACCACGTACACCCTCTATGCGGATCACGAGGGCGTCTTCTTCATGTACAGCATGGGCGCCACCTTTGGAGGCGAGGGCGACGGCGGCTCCACCGCCCAGGGCCTCTTTGGCGCCGTCAACGTGGAGCCCGCAGGCTCCAAGTGGTTCCGCTCCAAGGTATCCGCCGAGGTGCTCCAGGCTGCCACGCGCAAGGACACACAGGGCAAGCCCCTGTCCAACCCGGATGGCACCCCCCTCATCGATTACGAGGCCCGGGATTCCCGCGACCGGCCCCTGCTCAACATCCTCGACACGAAGACCTACGAACTCTGGCACGGAGACCTGGAGGCCATCATCACCGGCTATTCGCGCACCAGCGTGGGCACCTTCACCTCCAAGGATCAGGGGCACTTCCGGGAGATCACCGCCCTCTACCATGACGAGATCAAGGCGGTTCAGGCCTTCGACGAGTTGGAGTGGAACCCCACCTTCCACGGGGTGCGTGACGGCTTTGGCGTCAACTACGGCGTGGCGGGCCTGGGCGCGGAGTTGATGGCCAACCGGGCCCAGATCGGCCCCACCAAGAACTGCGCGGACTGCGCCTTCGAGGAGTTCTTCCTCGAATCGTGGGCCGGTGGCGACCCCGCCCTCAACGTGGAGAAGGATTGGCAGGGCAATGCCGTGCGCGCCCTCTACCCGGATGATCCGTCCAACGTGCACCACAGCTACCTGGGTGACCCGGTCCGCATCCGCAACATCCACGCAGGCCCGGCGGAGACGCACGTCTTCCACCTCCATGCCCACCAGTGGAAGTTCTCTCCCGGCGATGACAACTCCACCTACCTGGACTCGCAGTCGATTGGACCGGGCGCGGCCTTCACCTACGACATCAACTACGGCGGCTCCGGCAATCGCAACCTCACTCCGGGTGACTCCATCCACCACTGCCACCTCTACCCGCACTTCGCCCAGGGCATGTGGGCCCTGTGGCGCGTGCACGATGTCTTCGAGGCCGGCACCCCAGATCGCCGCTTGCCGGACGGGGAGATTGCCGGCGGCACGCCCATTCCCGCGGTCATCCCCATCCCGGCGCGGGCCATGCCGCCCATGCCCACCTACGCAGACACGTCCGTGAAGGATGCGAACGGCCACCAGGTGCTCCGGCCCGCCTTCCCAGGCTACCCCTTCTACGTCGCGGGCAAGGCCGGCCACCGCCCGCCCCAGCCCCCGTTGGATCTGGAAGAGGACGGCGGACTGCCTCGCCACATCGTCACCAGTGCCATTGGACCCTCCACCTATGGGATGCCCGGCAAGCGCTTCTACGTGGACCACCACGCGCTCAACGTGAAGCTGCTGCCCCAGGACGGCACGCTCCTGGAGAAGAAGGCCATGTCCTTCCATGGCGGTGAGTTCCCCGGCGCCACCTCCGTCCAAAGGCCCTACTACACGGCCGACACCGTCGCGGCCTATCCGGCTTACACGGCGACTGGCACCCGGGGGTTCTTCTACGTCAACGGCCGCAAGCCCGTTGCGGGGGCACCCTACGCGGACCCCTGCCCCGCCTCCGCGCCGCGCCGCGATTACCGTGCCGCCTACCTGCAGATCGACCTACAGAACGTCAACCGGGAAGGCTGGCACGACCGGCAAGCACGCATCATGGTGCTCAATGGCGACGTGGCGGACACCCAGAGTGGGCTCCGGCCGCCCGAACCCTTCTTCTTCCGGGCCGAGTCCGGCGAGTGCATCAATTTTTACGCCACCAACCTCATGCCCAGTGAGCTCGAGGCGGACGACTTCCAGATCTACACCCCCACGGACACCGTCGGGCAGCACATCCACCTGGTGAAGTTCGACGTGATGGCCGCGGACGGCGCGGGCAACGGATGGAACTACGAGGATGGGACGTTCTCATTCCAGGAGGTGCTGCACCGCATCGACAAGATCACCGCCGCAGGGGGGGCCTTCGCGGCGGATGGCACGGTGGACAGCACGGGACCGAGGGTCCCCCTGTCGGCCCGGCCCCATTCGCGCCTGGGCGTGATGGGCGCGCAGACCAGCACGCAGCGATGGTGGGCGGATCCGCTCACCGACTCCAAGGGCCAGGAGCGCCCCATCGAGACGGTCTTCACCCACGACCACTTCGGCCCCTCCAGCCACCAGCACCACGGCTTCTATGGCGCCCTCATCGTGGAGCCCAAGGGCTCGAAGTGGAGGAATCCGCAGACAGGCGTCTACTACGGCACGCGCCCGAGCGATGGTGGCCCCACGAGCTGGCAGGCGGACATCCTCACGAAGGATCCCGCCAACAGCTACCGCGAGTTCGCGCTCGCCTTCGCCGATTACTTCCCCGCCTACGACGCATGTGGCCAACCGGTGAACGCGCCCAACTTCAAGGAGGCGGCGCTGCCGTGGGCGGTGAATTTCCAGCAGACGCCCATGCCCGAAGCCATCAGCACCTCGGATCCGGGCGCCATGATCATCAACTACCACAACGAGCCCATCCCGCTGCGCATCGGCGAGCGCACCTCAAACTGCGGCAACCGCGTGCTGCGCACGGATGACCGCGGCGACATGGCCAATGTCTTCCGCTCGGACTTGCACGGCGATCCGTACACGCCGCTGCTGCGCGGCTACGAGGGCGACAAGGTGAAGATCCGCCTCATTCAGGGCTCCCAAGAGGAGCAGCACTCCTTCTCCCTCCACGGCGCCAAGTGGCTGCACGAGGGTGCGGACCCCCACAGCGGCTACTTCAACGCGCAGGGAATTGGCATCTCCGAGCACTTCGAATTCAACCTGACCAACGGCCTGCCCGCCCTGGCCGGTACTTACGAGACCGCCGACTACATGTACCAGAGCGCCTCCAATGGCGACCTGTGGAACGGCATGTGGGGTCTGCTGCGCACGTATACGAAAAGGCAGACAGGGGTGAAGACCCTCGGCCACCTGGCGCTCCAGGCGGCGGACCTCTCCACGATGGACTCCGCTGCGCTGTCCTTCAGGGAACAGCTCGCGGAGAGTTCCTGGACGCCCACGCCACTGCTGGAGCTGCCACCGGAGTCCGTGCTCGGACGGATGGATCCGGACAACGAGGAGACGATCCAGCGCTCTTATGAGGTGGACGACGCGGGCCAGCAGGTCAGGGAGCGCAAACTGACGTATGCCATGACGTACCCCGACAAGATGCGCCAGCTCGACGCCAGGCTCGTGCAGGAAGCGGAGTCACAGGGCCGGTTTGGCCAGAAGGCGGCGAACGTCGATGCATGCCCCCGCGGCAGCAAGGTGCGCCTCTACCGTGTGTCCGCGATCGACGCGGCCCACTGGCTGCCGGGAGGCAAGCTTGTCTACAACAGCAAGTACGGTCTCTATGACCCCGATGCCATCCTGTTCGCCAGGAACGAATACCTAACGGACCTCAAGAGTGGAAAACGCCAGCCCGAGCCGCTCATCCTGCGCGCCCGGGCCGGCGAGTGCCTCCAGGTGGAACTCACCAACCTCCTGCCCGATCAGCTCAGCAAGACGCCTCAGTGGGCGTATCACACGGCCATCACGCCGTACTTCAACGTCAACCAGGTGAGGCCCTCCAACCACGTCTCGCTGCATCCACAGCTCGTCAACTACGACGTCAACACGGACGATGGCGCCAACGTGGGCCTCAATGCCCTTCAGACAGTGCCCCCCGGCGGCAAGCGCGTCTACCGTTGGTACATGGGCGACTACCGCAGCTCCAACAACGGGTCGGCCACGCGCCGAGGCATCTACACGCCGGTGGAGTTTGGCATCGTCAACCTGCGCAACATGGCGGACGTGGTGAACCACGGCATGCACGGCGGCATCGGCGCGCTCATCGTCGAGCCTCCCGACGCTGTCTGGACCACGGATGTGGGCACCGACGCCCAGGCCCGCGTGAGGTACACCGTCCAGAGCAACCAGACCGACGAGGACGAAGACGAAGACGAAGATGACGAGGACGAAGACGAAGACGACGAGGACGAAGACGAGGACGGCAAGACGGAGACATTCCGCGAACTCGTCATCCTCTATCAGGACGACCTGGGCCTGCACTCCAACCAGTCGCAGTTCTGGGATACCGAGGGGCTCAGCAGTGGCACCGCCCTGCGCAACACCCGGGGCATCGATGACTCCCAGGACACCGGCCAGAAGGCATTCAACTACCACACCGAACCGTTGTGGGCCCGGTTGGGCCTCCCCCCGCAGACGGATCCCGGGATCCTCAACGACCAGGAACTGAGTGGCCTCCTGAGCTCCACGGCATACGGAGATCCAGCCACCCCCGTGTTCACCGCAAATGCCGGCGAGCCCTTGCGGTTGCGAGTGGGTCACCCCTCGGGACACTCGCGCCAGCACGTCTTCACGCTCCACGGCGCCGAGTGGCAGTTCAACCCCTGGGCAGAGGGTGCTTCGTCCCTGCGCATGGGTCCCAACACCACCTCGAGCATCGTTTCCAGCCAGGGCACCATGTCGGTGATGCAGTCCTGGAACTTCAATCCCCTGTATGGCGCGGGCGGTATCGCCCACGCTCCCGGGGACTATCTCTACCGCGACCAGACCAGCTACCAGTGGAGCAGTGGCGGACTCTGGGGCGTGCTCCGCGTGCAGTAG
- a CDS encoding YncE family protein, with product MRKLLLLSAGAVLAALLATAGWQLQHRAGPPALPRSQPVDLPAQTPVTLTRPDVDVSFDLRLHARIPGAERGTPLDGTARFVLKNPPTGEPLRGVRPLGWITRRVQGQAAPDEAACKERIQTYLGGLLSARADANLNSYLFLTLNHDQTVSVIDPQISLSRTKLQNLVSLGGEPVDWVLPPDMKALFLSIPVHGTVSVVDLRRFVVVRNVHVGKKPGRMAVSPDGRTVWVANEGDGTVSVIDTASYQVLRTLEVGGGGHAFSFSEGGRTAWVSSSEGEALVAVDVASLEETGRVEVGVGVGSIAYSEVAKALYAVQERTHEALVVDPHRREVARRIPLAPSPGMLRFDNSGRWAFVLYPHGDRVDVLDAASTQLAYTLTGFAAPDQLVFTNAYAYVRNTEDARLSLIELASLEKEDGKPSIAHVVMGQKKPSESRGLGRSAPIAAMPEGNSVIVAGTADRALFLYSEGMMAPRGTHLNYGREPKAVLVLDRSLHEVEPGVFTSEAVVRENGLHDVYFLLESPRTLACLEWEVRGIPEDVSASRKLPLTLTPEFNPTAPLPPRALTSLRFRLSPLSDAKDTRPVQPEEVQVLMFRPPSGHWLQRPTPRLVEPGLFEVEVSPPEPGQYQFLVSVENRGAPFGVLPHFTLRVQPSLAALPPSETHPQ from the coding sequence ATGCGAAAGCTCCTTCTTCTTTCCGCGGGCGCCGTGCTCGCGGCACTCCTGGCCACCGCGGGATGGCAGTTGCAGCATCGTGCGGGGCCACCCGCCCTGCCTCGTTCCCAGCCCGTGGATCTTCCCGCGCAAACGCCCGTGACGTTGACGCGTCCCGATGTGGACGTGAGCTTCGATCTACGGCTGCATGCCCGAATCCCCGGCGCCGAACGCGGCACGCCCTTGGACGGCACCGCGCGCTTCGTGCTCAAGAACCCCCCCACGGGCGAGCCCCTGCGCGGCGTCCGTCCCCTCGGTTGGATCACCCGGCGCGTGCAAGGACAGGCGGCACCCGACGAAGCGGCCTGCAAGGAGCGCATCCAGACCTATCTGGGGGGCCTGCTGTCGGCCCGTGCCGACGCCAACCTCAACTCCTACCTCTTCCTCACCCTCAACCATGATCAGACGGTGTCGGTGATCGATCCCCAGATCTCCCTCAGCCGCACCAAGCTCCAGAACCTGGTGTCGCTGGGCGGTGAACCCGTGGACTGGGTGCTGCCCCCGGACATGAAGGCGCTCTTCCTCTCCATCCCCGTGCACGGAACGGTGTCCGTGGTGGACCTGCGCCGCTTCGTGGTGGTGCGCAACGTGCACGTGGGAAAGAAACCGGGCCGGATGGCCGTCAGCCCGGATGGACGCACCGTCTGGGTGGCCAATGAAGGAGACGGCACCGTGTCCGTGATCGACACGGCTTCCTACCAGGTCCTGCGCACGCTTGAGGTGGGCGGTGGCGGACATGCTTTTTCCTTCAGTGAGGGAGGCCGGACCGCATGGGTCTCCAGCTCCGAGGGCGAAGCGCTGGTGGCGGTGGACGTGGCTTCGCTTGAAGAAACCGGCCGCGTGGAGGTGGGCGTCGGCGTAGGCAGCATCGCTTACAGCGAGGTGGCCAAGGCCCTCTATGCCGTGCAGGAGCGGACCCACGAGGCGCTGGTGGTGGATCCCCACCGCCGCGAGGTGGCGCGCCGCATTCCCCTGGCTCCCTCGCCCGGAATGCTGCGCTTCGACAACTCCGGCCGTTGGGCCTTTGTCCTCTACCCGCACGGCGACCGCGTGGATGTCCTCGACGCGGCCTCCACCCAGCTCGCCTACACCCTCACCGGCTTCGCCGCGCCGGATCAGCTGGTCTTCACCAACGCCTACGCCTACGTGCGCAACACCGAGGACGCGCGCCTGTCGCTCATCGAGCTGGCCTCGCTGGAGAAGGAGGATGGCAAGCCGTCCATAGCCCACGTGGTCATGGGTCAAAAGAAGCCCTCGGAGTCCAGGGGACTGGGCCGCTCCGCGCCCATCGCCGCGATGCCCGAGGGCAACAGCGTCATCGTCGCGGGCACCGCCGATCGCGCCCTCTTCCTCTACAGCGAGGGCATGATGGCGCCGCGGGGCACGCACCTGAACTATGGCCGCGAGCCCAAGGCGGTCCTGGTCCTGGATCGCTCGCTGCACGAGGTGGAGCCCGGCGTCTTCACCTCCGAGGCCGTGGTCCGAGAGAACGGCCTCCACGACGTGTACTTTCTCTTGGAGAGCCCGCGCACCTTGGCGTGCCTGGAATGGGAGGTCCGGGGCATCCCCGAAGATGTCTCCGCCTCTCGCAAGCTGCCCCTCACCCTCACCCCCGAATTCAACCCCACCGCGCCGCTCCCCCCCCGTGCTCTTACCTCGCTGCGCTTCCGGTTGAGCCCCCTCTCGGATGCGAAGGACACCCGCCCGGTGCAACCCGAGGAGGTGCAGGTGTTGATGTTCCGCCCACCCTCGGGGCACTGGCTGCAACGGCCCACGCCCCGGCTCGTGGAGCCGGGGCTCTTCGAAGTCGAGGTCTCTCCCCCCGAGCCCGGTCAGTACCAATTCCTGGTGAGCGTGGAGAACCGGGGCGCCCCGTTTGGGGTGCTCCCCCACTTCACCCTTCGCGTCCAGCCTTCACTGGCCGCCCTCCCTCCTTCCGAAACCCACCCCCAATGA
- a CDS encoding metallophosphoesterase family protein, whose protein sequence is MGIKMRPCPRHGGVALLTALAWACGSSQPAPEQEAPVVAPSVAFMADVHFENVYGDFKSPKFAGIPAKDGKNASIRTMYAQLTSTRLFNENYFAFRAALDDAYAKGVRLVAFPGDYSDDAQPINIDGFAVILHEYRAKGMRFFLAPGNHDPNEPYDDDEAGKNDFLTQEGKEQKVYATGSAACKAMDPSVVCTGELMEQGYEKLIAKLGDFGFMPDKADLYWETPFSQYRNGLYSYDEAVIQGDLKNRQFEMCAEGEGGRYKEPGKDYTKCSFIIDSSYLVEPVKDLWLLSIDANVFIPNSHFDPANPEAFKGFDGAGNAGWNKVLTHKKHQLDWIRSVAGRAKAQGKQLMAFSHYPAMDFYANQTAAMKAVFKPGAFQTARVPEVSTTAALASTGLQLHIGGHMHFNGTNDYHDEAGHFLVNVQSPSLAVYGAAYKIVTYKDQDTVEVQTIGLNSVPRYDELFPFYQTEYGYLQGSTASGDVAKRWDRAILETKSYGEFTRHYFGELSRLRFMDEYWPCEMKEAAMSLNAKQMLILSQLRTQVTLAQLKDAPGIVPISAACAAKGTASGEAVPASQLVTDWTEATAKASQLAGAAGLTLDSFEKITAHGFYGDFHRTVYAGELALRDMGAERVSQYKVLMGAFPDSPPEILKIGAQPSDQNAVHVLFQSQFKQVFAIFKGLGSAKPSGHFTIDFKGKRVSNARDDALSFNEQP, encoded by the coding sequence ATGGGTATCAAGATGCGGCCATGCCCAAGGCATGGTGGCGTAGCGCTGTTGACGGCACTGGCGTGGGCCTGCGGCAGCAGTCAACCTGCGCCGGAGCAGGAGGCGCCCGTTGTCGCGCCCAGTGTCGCTTTCATGGCGGACGTGCACTTTGAAAACGTCTATGGCGATTTCAAGAGTCCGAAATTCGCGGGCATTCCGGCCAAGGATGGCAAGAACGCGTCCATCCGCACCATGTATGCACAGCTGACCTCGACCCGTCTGTTCAACGAGAACTATTTCGCCTTCCGCGCCGCGTTGGACGACGCGTACGCCAAGGGCGTGCGTCTGGTGGCGTTTCCTGGCGATTACTCCGACGATGCCCAGCCGATCAACATCGATGGCTTTGCCGTCATCCTGCATGAGTACCGTGCCAAGGGCATGCGCTTCTTTCTCGCGCCTGGCAACCACGATCCCAACGAGCCCTATGACGACGATGAGGCTGGCAAGAACGATTTTCTGACCCAGGAGGGCAAGGAACAAAAGGTGTACGCCACGGGCAGCGCTGCTTGCAAGGCCATGGACCCCAGCGTGGTCTGTACTGGCGAGTTGATGGAACAGGGCTACGAAAAGCTGATCGCCAAGCTGGGCGATTTCGGCTTCATGCCGGACAAGGCGGACCTGTACTGGGAAACGCCCTTCAGTCAGTACCGCAACGGCCTGTACAGCTACGATGAGGCTGTGATTCAGGGGGACCTGAAGAACCGCCAGTTCGAGATGTGCGCGGAAGGTGAGGGCGGCCGCTACAAGGAGCCTGGCAAGGACTACACCAAGTGCAGCTTCATCATCGACTCGAGCTATCTGGTGGAACCGGTCAAGGATCTGTGGCTGCTGTCGATCGACGCCAATGTCTTCATTCCCAACAGCCATTTCGATCCGGCCAACCCGGAAGCCTTCAAAGGGTTTGATGGGGCTGGCAATGCGGGCTGGAACAAGGTGCTGACGCACAAGAAGCACCAACTGGATTGGATCAGGTCGGTGGCCGGACGCGCCAAGGCGCAGGGCAAGCAGCTGATGGCCTTCTCGCATTACCCGGCCATGGACTTCTACGCCAACCAGACCGCCGCGATGAAGGCGGTGTTCAAGCCGGGCGCTTTCCAGACCGCCCGTGTCCCGGAGGTGTCCACCACGGCGGCGCTGGCTTCCACCGGATTGCAACTGCATATCGGCGGCCACATGCACTTCAATGGCACCAATGACTACCATGATGAGGCCGGTCACTTCCTCGTCAATGTCCAGTCGCCATCGCTGGCGGTGTATGGGGCGGCTTACAAGATTGTCACCTACAAGGATCAGGACACCGTCGAGGTGCAGACCATCGGCCTGAACTCCGTGCCTCGCTATGACGAGCTGTTTCCGTTTTACCAGACCGAGTACGGCTACTTGCAGGGCAGCACCGCCAGCGGCGATGTGGCCAAGCGATGGGATCGCGCCATCCTGGAGACAAAGTCCTACGGCGAATTCACGCGCCATTACTTTGGGGAACTGTCGCGCCTGCGCTTCATGGACGAGTACTGGCCGTGCGAGATGAAGGAAGCGGCGATGTCCTTGAACGCGAAGCAGATGCTGATCCTGTCGCAGTTGCGGACTCAGGTGACGCTCGCGCAACTCAAGGACGCACCGGGCATCGTGCCGATCAGCGCGGCCTGCGCGGCGAAAGGTACAGCCAGCGGCGAGGCTGTACCGGCCAGCCAACTGGTCACGGACTGGACCGAGGCAACGGCCAAGGCCAGCCAGCTTGCCGGCGCCGCGGGCCTGACGCTGGACAGCTTCGAGAAGATCACGGCCCATGGGTTTTACGGTGACTTTCACCGCACCGTGTATGCAGGCGAGTTGGCGCTGCGCGACATGGGCGCCGAGCGCGTGAGCCAGTACAAGGTCTTGATGGGCGCGTTCCCGGACAGCCCACCAGAGATCCTCAAGATCGGCGCGCAGCCGTCGGACCAGAATGCCGTCCACGTGCTGTTCCAGAGTCAGTTCAAGCAAGTGTTCGCGATCTTCAAAGGGCTCGGTTCGGCCAAGCCGAGCGGACACTTCACCATCGACTTCAAGGGCAAGCGGGTCAGCAATGCCCGTGACGACGCGCTGAGCTTCAACGAGCAGCCCTGA